DNA from Marinicella rhabdoformis:
ATCATCACCTTAATCTACTTGTCACAAGCCGCCTATGCAGCTCATGATAACGCCTATTTTCGCCACCTTAAATTCAGGGAAACGCCCTTCAGCCCTTACCAAGGCATCCACCCCATCGATAAAAAAGAGGCCAAAGAAACAGCACACTATCGCTTTGAATACGATGACCAAGGCCGAGTCACCAGTGTTGCACACATGATTGGAAAGCAAATCATCAATGACAACGGCAATTGGGACACTTTTATATGGTTTGCTCCAAAAGTCAGTATGACATATAAAAAACACCAAGAAATTCACCATTACCACAACACCAAAGACGAAAGAATTTCAGCACACGGTAAAGTGTACCAAGCCACTTACCAGCTCAACTCAGAAGGCAAACGCATCAGCCTCAGTTTCACTGATGAACAGGGCCAAGCCAGTGAAAACGCATGGGGTATCAACCGCTACCAGTGGCAGCACAAAGACGCCCAAAACATCATCGAAAAACGCTTTGACTTGAAAAACACACAAAAACCCCTGCGTCCAGTATTTCCTTTTTACGAAACCCACATGACCTTTGACCACAAAGGCCAGATACAATTCATGAAAAACTACGGCACAGAAAGCCAACCAACCAACAACGACTCCGGCGCCGGCATCGACCGCATTTTTTACGACCTAGAAGGTAATTTCCAACGCTGGCATGTCTATGACAAAGATGGAAAACCCGTCAACGGCAACCGCCCCATGGTTCACATTGGCGAGCATCTTTACGACGACAAAGGCAATAAAATAGGCATGCGCGGCTTTAACCCGCAAGGCCAGCAAATAAAATTTTCTTGGGGCGATTTTGAAATCCGCAACCAATACGACAAATTCGGCAACCAAGTCCAAAGCCAAGTATTAAACGAATCAGGAAAACAATCCCACCGCATCACCGTCGAGTACAGTAAAAATGGCCTGCGCCGCGAATGGCTCAAAGCCTACAATGCAGAAAACCAATTATCAGCATCGCCCATGCTCAGTGGTGCAGCGGCACTGAAGTATCAATACGCTGATGATGACCTGATACCCAGTGGGCGCGTACCATATGATAAAGAATTGAAAAAACTACCCCAACAAAATTAGACCTTTAAACCCAACCACAAGACCTGCCATGGACGGCAAGGTTTCGGCATACGATTGCAGCTTAAATAACAGACTGCCAGCGGCCCGCTGGCACTGAAACCCCTTAAACGCCAATGCTTAAGATTTAGTTGACACTGACTTATCGCGAAAAAATAAAAACCGCAAAACAACATAGGTTAATAATGGTGCCATAAACATCCCCACCACACTGTGTAATAAAAGCCCCCATTCACTCATGTGTTTCGTCGATTCAGAAACAAACACACCCGCCGCCACCGGACCTTGAGCAAACACATTCGAAATAAAGTTCCAGCCAAAATGCAAACCAATAGGCAAAGCCAAAGAACCACTTTTATGAAAAGCAAACGCCCAAACCCAACCGGTTAAACCAGTTCCCAAAAAGACAAACAACATGGGAATCCATTGCCCCAAAATGCCATAAGAAAACCAATGGTAAACCCCAAATACCGCCGCCGAAATCAACAAAGCCCAACGTGCACCTAAAAATTGAATCGCAATCACCAACAAAGCGCCACGGAAAATCAATTCCTCAAACAGCACCGAACGCAAATGCCAATAAGCCACCTCTGGCCACTGCCCCCAATTCGCCCCTTCAGCCAACTGCCACTCCGTGCCACTGATCCACCACCTGACCACATAAACCAAACCACACAACAACACCATCAAAGCAAAGCCACAAAACAACTGCTTCAGCCGCAAAAGCACAGGCGACCAACCCAAAGCCGACAAATTCTGCTTCAAAACAAAATGCAACAACAACCAAGAAACCAACAAAATAACCACATTCCCCAACATGCACACCTCCCCAGCAAATCAAACATTATCTCAACAAAAACCCAACAAAAACACCGCCAAAAGTCCTGAAAACACCACCCAAACCAGCCACAAGCCCGCCTTGGCACGATTGTGTTTAGCCTGTATTGCTATATCACCTATAAAACACCGCCTTAGATTGAATTAAGTGAGGTGTGCTTGTTGCGGTGCAATGGGCAGGGGTGAACCCTGCAACTACATTTGTTTGGTGGTGGTTTGATCTGTAGTCACACCCCTTGCGGGTGTCTGTTTTGGTGGTGGTTTGAACTGTAGCCGCACCCCTCGCGGGTGCCTAAATCACCATTCCGTCATATTCCAACTTGACCTACCCCCATCACACTCGGGCTTGACCTACCGCCGTCATACTCGGGCTTAACCTACCCCCGTCATACTCGGGCTTGACCCACCCCCGTCATACTCAGGCTTGAACTACCCCCGTCATACTCGGGCTTGACCCACCCCCGTCATACTCAGGCATGACCTACCCCGTCATACTCGGGCTTGACCCGAGTATCTCCTTTTCTGGTTATATGTTTTGTTAACCTGTTGCGTTGCAAGGCAAGGGCAAGCCTTGCAACTACAATAAAACGAAACAGCAACGGTTAACTGGCAATCAAAGAGATTCTCGGGTCGGAGCCCGAGAATGGCGGATTGAATGGTGCGCTTGAGACGATTTTGTTCAGGCGTCCTTGCCCTCGGCTCTTTGGGCTCACTTCGCGCGGCTGATTTGTTCCTAGCAATCTTCTGTCCTATAAAGCCATGTTTTCGATTATTGGTAGTGCATTTTGAGATGGGCTGAGATTCTCGGGTCGAGCCCGAGAATGACGAAGTGTTAGGTATGGTGCGCTTGACAGGAATGGACTCGGGCTATCCCTGCCTTCGGCTATTTGGGCTCACTTCGCGCGGCTGATTCGTTCCTAGCAATTTTCTGTCCTATAAAGCCATGTTTTCGATTATTGGTAGTGCATTTTGAGATGGGCTGAGATTCTCGGGTCGAGCCCGAGAATGACGAAGTGTTAGGTATGGTGCGCTTGACAGGAGTTGAACCTGTGACCTGCCGCTTAGGAGGCGGCTGCTCTATCCAGCTGAGCTACAAGCGCTTGTGGTTTTGAAAGGGTGAATTATATCATTCTGTTGTGTTTTCGCCAGTGGCTTCTTGCATCACAACAGCAATCTGATTGCCTTTGGGGTTTGTGGTGATTCGGCTGATGTCACCCTGCTTTGGATCAGTAAATTGTTTGATCAATGTCCAGTGCTTTTTGTTGGTACTGACAAATAGGTTCTGACCCTGGCCTGTCCAGAATCTACCTTTGCTGTCTAAGGTGAAGTCTTCACTGCCTGCAATCAAATCCATGACTTTTGTTGCTTTGCCTTTTTTACTTTTGCGGGTTTTAATCTGCCAAGGCTTGGTTTTTTTGTCTACATAATACAAGGCCGTGTGGTTTTTATCTGTGATAAAAGAGCGGCCGATGTTTTCTTCAATTTTCGTGACTTTTTTGTTTTTGCCTTGGTGGTATAAATCTCCGCCACCGGTGGTATTCAGCACAAAGGTCCACAAGTGTAAGCCGTCGTTTTGTACCCAGTTGTGGTAACCAACGGGCTTGAGGTCGCTGTGGCGTTCTGCTTGTTGGTCTTTTTTGTTGTTCAGTTTGACCAGGTATTGATCACCTTGGGCGTCAACTTGTATCACGCTCAAGCCTTTTTTACCTGGAATCGGTGTGGGCGAGTATTCGCTTTCTGGCGTGACCATATAGGCTTGGTTGAGGTCTTTTTTGATGTCGTATTGGTAAATATCGGTTTGGCCATTGCGAAACTTGGTGTAGTAAATCATTTTGCCTTTTTTACCAAAACGCGGCTGTGAATCATAACCCGCACTGTGGGTGATGTTTTTTCCATTCAATAACTCAGGGATTTCGCCTTTGTTGTTGATGTCAAACAAGTAAATTTCACTGCCCGGAATGGCAGGAGTAGCAGCAATGACTGGGCCTTCTTTTGCTTCCTCAGCTTGGCTCATTGTGGCCACTGCCAACATCAAAAAAACATTTTTTTTCATATCTAATTCCTTAATTTTTACTTTCTTAATTCTTTAGGCAAAGGCCCAGCCAAAATGCGGTAAAGCAAAATATACATGTCAACAAAGTATAAGCCAAAGCGCGCAGCCATTCATCATTTTGTATCAGCAGTACCGTTTCCATAGAAAAGGCAGACCAGGTGGTCAATGCGCCCAAGAATCCCACCATCAACAATGGCTTGAGTGTGGCACTGATATCTGGTCGACTTTGTAGCCATGAATAAACCAACCCCATGAAAAAACAACCGACGACATTAACCAATAAAGTCGCCCAAACCAGCGGTTTGTCAAAAATCGCGACCACGATTTGGTTGACCCCATATCGTGCTGTTGCACCCAAAGCACCACCTAATGCAACTAACACATAAGCATTAAGCATTTGAACTTCCTTTGGCCTTCAGTGCTTGCACTCTTTTGTCTCGGATGAATTTTAGCCGCTCACTGATTTGTTTTTCTAAACCTTGCTGCACAGGCTGATAATAAATTTGTTCACCCATGGCATCAGGAAAACCGGTTTGGTCATATGCGATGCCGTCGGTACTGTCATGGTCATACTGGTACCCTTGACCATAACCTTGATCTTTCATCAAATCTGTCGGTGCATTTCGCAAGTGCATCGGCACAGGCTGTGTTCCACCTGATTTGGCCGCTGCTGTGGCTAATTTAAAAGCTGCATAAACGGCATTACTTTTGGGACAAGATGCCAAATAGCTGACGGCATGGGCTAAAGCCAAATCCCCTTCAGGCGAACCCAAACGCTCATAAGTCTGCCATGCATCAAGACACAAACCCATGGCACGTGGATCGGCATTACCCACTTCTTCTGATGCCATGCGCAGAACACGCCGTGCAATATAACGTGCATCACAACCACCATCTAACATCCTTGCCAGCCAATACAAGGCGGCATCGGGATGCGAACTTCTGACACATTTGTGCAAGGCAGAAATCTGCTCATAAAATTCGTCACCACCTTTATCAAAACGTCGTGTTTGGCCCGACGTGACCAATGCCACATCTTCGTCTTGAACGCCCCCATCAAGCACATAATCAGATAAAATTTCTAATAAACCCAATAGTTTTCTGGCATCACCATCGGCGGCTTGTATGAGTACCTTTTGTTGTCGCTCAGAAAGCTGCATGCCTTTGAGTTTTTCATGAGACAAACTGCGTTTTAACAGCACCATTAGGTCTTCTGATGTGATGGCTTTTAGGACATAGACTTTACTTCGTGAAAGTAATGCATTGTTCAAAGCAAAACTGGGGTTTTCTGTGGTGGCACCAATCAAAGTAATCAAGCCACTTTCTAGGTGCGGTAAAAAAGCATCTTGTTGAGATTTATTGAACCTGTGTATCTCATCAACAAACAACACCGTTCTTTTTGGCAGAACAGCTTCTGCTTTAACAATGGCATCTCGTATGTCTTTTACACCAGCCAAAACAGCTGACAGGTTAATTAACTGTGCATCAACACTTTGACTGAGGATTTTGGATAAAGTGGTTTTACCGGTACCTGGCGGCCCCCAAAACAACATGGAATGTAACTGTTTTTGTGCCACCAGTCGAGACAAAGGTTTTCCTTCACTGACCAAATGGCTTTGACCTACTACCTGGTCTAAAGCAGTGGGCCTCAATAATTCCGCTAACGGTGCTTGAGGTTCAAATATGGATTCAAACAAACTGATGGCCTTTAAAACTCACCGCCAGTTTGTTCACTGGGCGCTTGAATAACGTCAACACCTTCAGGTGGTGAAAACTGAAACAGGTCATCCTCTAATTTTGGATTTTTCACACTGTCATGAAATTCGAATATCATGGTTTGGTCTAAATGATTGACCACTTTAATTTGAGATAATTGCTTGTCTTTCAAAGCCAACCACACTGTTTTGACTTCTTCAGATTGTTTTTTTGGAGTCAGGCTTATCCATGAAGTACCGTTTGACTCGGTTTCAAACTTGATGTTGTAATGTTGATTGCTTAAATCTTTATTGATGATTACGTATATGGGGTTAAGCTGGTTATTTTGTTTTTTTACCGTGACTTGTTCTAAGTCTTCATCATAAACCCACACTTTATGACCATCAGCTATAATCAATTGTTCAATGGGTTGTTTATAGTGCCAACGAAATTGACTGGGTGCTTTAAGCCAAACCAAGCCGTGACTTTCTTCACCATGTTTGTTGTCTTCATTGACTTCAAACTGTGTAAACTCCGCACGCATGGTTGATAATCCATCCCTAACTTCTGCCAACAATACCTGCGGATCGGTTTGCGGTGCTTCAGCTGCTAATTGAAAACTCCACATCAAAATTAATACGATTTTTATTTTTTTCATTTTTATTTTATTCCTTTTAATTTCACAAAGTTTAACATTTAATCACTTTAAGTGAGATGACTGGGTTCAATAAATCACTTCTATAACTATGAAATTATTGACAACACTACAGTAATTTTATACTGTAATTTAACAATGCTTAACATTTTTTGAATCACAAACTAAAGGAACGGGGAACCATGAAATTTCTAAAATCAGCCATATTCATGTGGCTGGCTGTACTCACACTCAATACAGCCGAAGCTCAAAATCGTCAATACCACCTATTTGCCGACACCGATAACAACAGTACTTCAGGCTGTACTGTTAATTGGCCAGGTTTGGGAAACAGCATATCAGGTATAGAAAACCGATTCACTATCACAACCGACAGTCAGCTGCCACCTAACATCATTGACACGCAGGTTCATGACTGTCAGGGCAATGCTTTTGGTGCAGGTACAAGTCAAGGCCAAGCTGCCTTAGGCCTTAACACCGGCAATAACAGCAGTGATGTGTTTGAATTTTCAATCAACAGAAATTATTTGGGTATCAATTCATCAGGTAGTGTGCTGTTTTATTTCGCCAGTGAATCCAGTGCCGTTGCAGACGTGGTTTTAGCTGCAAACGGTGGCGGTCCTATTTTTATGGGTTTTGCATTTCCTGTTCCTGCTTTGGGCCTTTTAGGTTTGGTGCTAATGGCAAGTTTAATGTTATTTTTGACCCGTAAAAAAATCAACAAGCAATTGAAAACCACTGCTGTATTGATTTTAGTTGTTTCAAGCGCTTGGGCCATGACCATTATTATCGACGGCCAAACCAATGACTGGGCCAGTATGAGTCCTGCAGCCACAGACCCAATTGGCGACACCGATGGCACTGGCAG
Protein-coding regions in this window:
- a CDS encoding TolB family protein, yielding MKKNVFLMLAVATMSQAEEAKEGPVIAATPAIPGSEIYLFDINNKGEIPELLNGKNITHSAGYDSQPRFGKKGKMIYYTKFRNGQTDIYQYDIKKDLNQAYMVTPESEYSPTPIPGKKGLSVIQVDAQGDQYLVKLNNKKDQQAERHSDLKPVGYHNWVQNDGLHLWTFVLNTTGGGDLYHQGKNKKVTKIEENIGRSFITDKNHTALYYVDKKTKPWQIKTRKSKKGKATKVMDLIAGSEDFTLDSKGRFWTGQGQNLFVSTNKKHWTLIKQFTDPKQGDISRITTNPKGNQIAVVMQEATGENTTE
- the crcB gene encoding fluoride efflux transporter CrcB → MLNAYVLVALGGALGATARYGVNQIVVAIFDKPLVWATLLVNVVGCFFMGLVYSWLQSRPDISATLKPLLMVGFLGALTTWSAFSMETVLLIQNDEWLRALAYTLLTCIFCFTAFWLGLCLKN
- a CDS encoding CPBP family intramembrane glutamic endopeptidase translates to MLGNVVILLVSWLLLHFVLKQNLSALGWSPVLLRLKQLFCGFALMVLLCGLVYVVRWWISGTEWQLAEGANWGQWPEVAYWHLRSVLFEELIFRGALLVIAIQFLGARWALLISAAVFGVYHWFSYGILGQWIPMLFVFLGTGLTGWVWAFAFHKSGSLALPIGLHFGWNFISNVFAQGPVAAGVFVSESTKHMSEWGLLLHSVVGMFMAPLLTYVVLRFLFFRDKSVSTKS
- the lolA gene encoding outer membrane lipoprotein chaperone LolA, which produces MKKIKIVLILMWSFQLAAEAPQTDPQVLLAEVRDGLSTMRAEFTQFEVNEDNKHGEESHGLVWLKAPSQFRWHYKQPIEQLIIADGHKVWVYDEDLEQVTVKKQNNQLNPIYVIINKDLSNQHYNIKFETESNGTSWISLTPKKQSEEVKTVWLALKDKQLSQIKVVNHLDQTMIFEFHDSVKNPKLEDDLFQFSPPEGVDVIQAPSEQTGGEF
- a CDS encoding replication-associated recombination protein A, whose protein sequence is MFESIFEPQAPLAELLRPTALDQVVGQSHLVSEGKPLSRLVAQKQLHSMLFWGPPGTGKTTLSKILSQSVDAQLINLSAVLAGVKDIRDAIVKAEAVLPKRTVLFVDEIHRFNKSQQDAFLPHLESGLITLIGATTENPSFALNNALLSRSKVYVLKAITSEDLMVLLKRSLSHEKLKGMQLSERQQKVLIQAADGDARKLLGLLEILSDYVLDGGVQDEDVALVTSGQTRRFDKGGDEFYEQISALHKCVRSSHPDAALYWLARMLDGGCDARYIARRVLRMASEEVGNADPRAMGLCLDAWQTYERLGSPEGDLALAHAVSYLASCPKSNAVYAAFKLATAAAKSGGTQPVPMHLRNAPTDLMKDQGYGQGYQYDHDSTDGIAYDQTGFPDAMGEQIYYQPVQQGLEKQISERLKFIRDKRVQALKAKGSSNA